The Oleiphilus messinensis DNA segment GGAGCAAACTTCAGAATACTGGCAGCGACGCCAGGAAATCACTGAATTTAATCAACAGAATCAAATATTCAAACGCGGGCTCGCCCTCACCCCGGTAAAATTTGGTATTTCCTTCACCGTGCAATTTCTCAATCAGGCCGGTGCACTGGTACATATTTACACCGACGGCAGCGTACACCTCAATCATGGTGGCACGGAGATGGGTCAGGGCCTCTATATCAAAGTGGCTCAGGTCGTGGCGGAAGCATTTCAAATTGACCTGGAGCGTATTCAGGTATCCGCCGCCCGCACAGACAAAGTACCCAATACCTCTCCAACTGCAGCATCTTCCGGCTCGGATCTGAACGGCATGGCCGCGAAAGATGCCTGTGAGCGCATCAAGGTCGAGCTGGTCAAATTCGCCTGCGAGCATTACCAGGTCGATCCCGAACACGTTAAATTCCACGACAATCATATTATTGCCGGAGAGCAGCGGGTTCCATTCGCTGAATTTGTTGAACTCGCCTACATGAACCGGGTTCCGTTATCCTCAACGGGATATTATAAAACCCCGAAAATTCACTACGATCGCGCCACCGGACAAGGTCGCCCCTTTTATTACTATGCCCATGGCGCAGCGGTATCCGAAGTCATAGTCGACACCTTGACAGGGGAATACAAAGTTACGCGGGTCGATATTCTTCAGGATGTTGGCCGCTCCCTCAATCCGGCAATCGACATCGGTCAGATTGAAGGTGGGTTTATTCAGGGTATGGGTTGGCTGACCACTGAAGACCTGGTTTGGGATGACCAGGGTCAGCTCAGGTCAGACAGCCCGGCGACCTACAAAATCCCTGCGATCGGAGACACGCCACTGGATTTTCGGGTGAACTTGCTCGAACACAGCCCCAATAGTGAAGCGACGGTTTATCGCTCCAAAGCTGTGGGTGAACCCCCCTTGATGCTGGGCATCTCCGTCTGGTCAGCACTACGGGATGCGGTTTCCAGTTTATCCGAATATCGCATCAGCCCGGAACTGAACACACCAGCCACACCTGAAGCCGTACTCAACGCGATCTACAGCCTCGATCCGGAACTCAATCCGGAAAAAGGAGCGACCCGGTCATGAATAATCTGAATTGGATATCGGCCCTGCAAGCCTGCCAACAACGCGGTGAAGCACACGCGCTGGTGACTATACTCGGTTGTTCCGGGTCTACTCCCCGTGACCAAAGCAGCAAAATGGTGGTAACCGCTGACCAGACCTACGACACCATTGGTGGTGGCAACCTGGAATTCACCATAACCAACAAAGCCCGGGAATTGTTGGCACAGCATCATGAAGGCCAGGAAATTTACCCCATGCCACTCGGCGGTGCTTTGGGGCAGTGTTGCGGCGGAAATGTAACGGTACTGGTCGAGACATTCGCAGCTTGCCAGTTTCGCGTTGCACTGGTTGGTGCAGGACATGTTGCCCAAGAGCTGATTAAAATACTGGGCGCATTACCCTGCCGCGTGACCTGGATTGACAGCCGGGGCGAACTCTTCCCGGATCAGATCCCACCAAATACCCGGATACAGGTTACAGCCACACCCGTGACCTGTATTCCATCATTACCGGCGGGATCAGATCTACTGATACTGACCCACAATCATCAGCTGGACTACGAACTCACGGAAGCCGCATTGAAACACGGTGCATTGCGTCATATTGGTCTGATTGGTTCACAAACCAAAGCCAATCGCTTTCAACACCGTCTGCGCGCGGCAGGCTTCACAACCGAACAGATTTCCGCGGTTCAATGTCCGGTAGGACTGGCTGAAGTGCCCGGTAAATTACCAATGGAAGTCGCGGTGTCCATTGCCGGGGAACTGATCGCATTGGAACATCGAGACAAAACAGCCCCCGTACACCGAGGCATTCCCTGGCGAGAAATCAAGCGACAACTACAGCCGGGCGATCCTGAAAAACTGGAACCGACTCAACCACATTTACGTCTACGGTCTGCACGACCAGAACAGGAATCCTAAAGCACATGAAACAGGAACTAACGACGCAAACCCGTGTTGCCCCCAGAAATCGATTTGAACAACAGTTTACCGATCTCGCTGCCAAGCGGTTAGGTGGAGAAACACTGCATTGTACCGATGACTTTTTC contains these protein-coding regions:
- the xdhC gene encoding xanthine dehydrogenase accessory protein XdhC gives rise to the protein MNNLNWISALQACQQRGEAHALVTILGCSGSTPRDQSSKMVVTADQTYDTIGGGNLEFTITNKARELLAQHHEGQEIYPMPLGGALGQCCGGNVTVLVETFAACQFRVALVGAGHVAQELIKILGALPCRVTWIDSRGELFPDQIPPNTRIQVTATPVTCIPSLPAGSDLLILTHNHQLDYELTEAALKHGALRHIGLIGSQTKANRFQHRLRAAGFTTEQISAVQCPVGLAEVPGKLPMEVAVSIAGELIALEHRDKTAPVHRGIPWREIKRQLQPGDPEKLEPTQPHLRLRSARPEQES